A segment of the Salminus brasiliensis chromosome 1, fSalBra1.hap2, whole genome shotgun sequence genome:
AATCTGGAAAAAGTTGGCTCAATCGTAGTGGACTCTGGGCCGTAAGCGCTGACCCTTTTCTATTATATCACCTCCTATTTTCTCAAacttctgcttttctcttgCAACGGGTACAAATTCTGTGtctggttgtttgtttgtgagcACAGATGGGTGGCATTTGAACAGCGTGGCTTTGCTGGGGAGCAGTTTGTTTTGGAGAAGGGAGAGTATCCTCGTTGGACCACCTGGACCAACAGCCAGAACAGCTACTGTCTCCTATCTCTCAGACCATTAAGAGTGGTTGGTGATCACAGACACACGTGACGCAAATGGCATGCATTCAATATGTCGATTGTCCTCTAAAAACCTGTGCATTTCTGCCAACTAGGATGGTGCAGATCATAAGCTACACCTGTTTGAGAATGGAGGTTTCACTGGGAGAAAGATGGAAATTGTAGACGATGATGTTCCCAGTCTGTGGGCTCATGGTTTTCAGGATCGCGTGGCCAGTGTGAAAGCACTGAATGGAACGTAAGAGGAACCGcacccttttctctcttttgaaCCCAGTAGTGCCGGCTATAACTGTGCCTTACTATATATTCTTATGGATTGATAAATGTCCATAAGTGAActgaatatacatacatacatatacatattcatATCCATATTCAATTCACTTATtgacgtgtgtgtatatatatatatatatatatatatatatatatatatatatatatatatatatatgtaaatgtaaaatgtgtagGCATCTGTGAACATCTGAATGTAAAAGCTACTTATCTGGGCTATAAGTGCATAGTAAAACAATAATTATAGAAATAGTGCTGTCAACGTTAATGCAGTAAGACATGCATTTATCTGCAAACTTTATCTGCTCCTCTCCTAGCTTGCCTAATCCATCAGTTTATCTCTTAAAAAAGCATTTTCTCCATTAAAGCTTTGTCATGTTTGAGGCTAAAGctctcaaaactacactgagatatcatcagacaataaaaaataacagattcttccatttattaaacatttatttttttcccgtCCAAACATTTAAGGATGTACTATCTAGCATTTGaacttgtgattaatcatgGCAGTTAATGATGATGAATTCATTTATCTATAGTTTTACAAGCACAAACACTGGAATCACTGAgataaatgctttaaaatattgTGCTCAGGTGCCTACAACCCCTGCACAGTACTGTGGTTAGACAGTCTAATAAGGGGCATTGATGTACTGAGACTAGTCTGTTGTTgacttgtttttgtgttgttgtagcTTCACAAACCcactttgtttttttagtaATGTAACTTCCAGATCTCCCTTCTATCACTGCGCAGGTGGGTGGGATACATGTACCCTGGTTACCGGGGCCAGCAGTATGTGTTTGAACATGGTGACTACAAGCATTGGAATGACTGGGGAGCTACGGTGCCACAGGTGCAGTCTGTGCGGCGTGTCCGAGACATGCAGTGGCACAAACGGGGATGTTTCACTCCTGCTGAGCCCACCCCTAATcccaatcctaatcctaaccccaaccctaaccctagcccaagccctaaccctaaccctaaccctaccccaaACCCCACACCTCCTCCCCCTGCCCCACCGGCTGCAGCTGCCAGCAGCTGAAGGACACGAGCTAGCCCCTCCATGACAACTGCCTTTGCTCAAATGGCTGCTAcgaaaacacacaacacaagaaAGTGAACGACTGCCATTTCCCTTGCCCATCtgttactgaaaataaaggCCTCGGCCCAGAATTGGTATGATCTTTGTGCCAGTGTGACTTTACTTTGTGCTGGTTGTTGTGTTAGAAGAAGGTCAGAGATTGAACTTGAATGAATTCAGGCATAATTCAGTCATTTCAGTAACCAGCGTTTGCACTGACAGTGAGGACAGAAGACGTGATCATCATTCTGATAACTTCTACCTCAACAACTGAAGCCATATTTATTAGCGTAGCTATTTCAACATGTATTGAGAACATATTAAAATACAGAAATGTAATCATTCCATATCAGTATTGCTAAAATATAGGTAGGGTTTgcattaaacatttattgattcaaaatatttaatgatttttaaataacattaatacagcctatggtcCGCCGGTGGGCCCCCgatttgtacagaagtccctgtagttactgagtaatgtagtgtgtaataagccttaacCATATGTTAGCTCTCTTGATTGCTGGGTAATATTATTGCTAGCATAAACAAATGAGATTGTTTATGTTAGCACACAGTCAAGTGTACATGGTGTACCTTTTCTTCTATAGTCTGAAACTGCACTGTTATATCATTCGAATCCTCCACATATTATGTACTGTGACTCAAATACACAATGATACACAAATACAGCGACAATTTAGAGTTTGTGTTACTGAGGtgtcaaaaagcaaaaatcATACCATCATACAATCAAATAGTACACTCAAGGCTTTTAAGTGATTTTAACAAGCTCTACAGCTTGACCAGTTGTTCAGTTAAAGAAAAAGCCACATAAGGCATTCTGCAACAACCCTACAAACGTGCCACTACCATCTGCAGTCATGGTTTGATTACTGAGAGATGCTGCAAGTACACTAAATGTATGAATGTGCTTAATAAATGTTGTTTCCATGTCTGACACAAGTCATCTAATAATTTCTCACCAGTATGGTTGATCATTTTACTCAAAACTGACATtcaaattgtttttttaattaaatttagtGGTGCTAAAAGTTCTGCTGCCAAGGCCAGTGCCAaagcctcttaacttcctgttagtgatcatgattgactacggctcgtagcttctctgtgcccatATAAACAGGATTTGTTTAACAGCTCACCACtaaaccaacacacagtacaatgggaaaggattatcttatcttaaaatcCAAGGAGcccagtgcagatctgagaaagaTGCCTTATGTGCCGCGGAGGTGCCATTTACCAACATTGAGCCAATGTACCCTTGCTATCTGTGATGTGCCCTATGtagtcacacaggatcacaaaCCTGAACTCCCAAAGGAGAAACAAAGAATTGAAAGACTGGGAGGAAGGTATATGACTTTTTACAATGGATGCTGtggcaaagcagctttacagtcaTTTCTGAGGTAAATATCAACAACATACACTACCGCTCAAAAGTTTAGGATCAGTTTAGGACCAGTGTCCACATCAACGGTCAAGAGGCGACTTCAGGATGCTGGACTTCATGGCAGAATTGCCAAGAAAAAGCCATACCTCACACTGGCCAATAAAAAGGAAAGACTGCGATGGGCCAAACAGAAAAGACATTGGACAGATGAGTCCAAGTTTGAGGTCTTTGGATCAAACAGAAGAACATTTGTGAGGCGCAGGACCAATGAAAAGATGCATGACCAATGCTTAATGccatctgtcaagcatggtggaggcagtgtgatgGTCTGGGGATACTTTGGAGGTGGTAAAATAGGAGATTTATACAGAGTGGAAGGGATCTTAAAGAAAGAAGACTACCACAAGATTTTGCAACGCCATACCATACCCTGTGGACAGCGCTTGATTGGGGCCAATTTCATCCTACTacaggataatgaccccaaacacacctcggCAATATTTAAGAAATAAGGAGTCAGACAGAATTCTGACTGTAATAGTGTGCCCAGCACAGTCTCCAGATCTGAACCCTATTGAGCTGTTGTGGGAGCAGCTTGCCCGTATGGTACGGATAAAGACTGCATCAAGCCAATCCATTTTGTGGGAGATGCTACAGGGAGCATGGGGTGAAATCACATCAGATTACCTCGAAAAGTTGACAGCTAGAATGCCTAGAGTCTGCCAGGCTGTAATTGCTGCAAAAGGTGGCTTCAATGATGAAGGCAAAATTTGAAGTACACAgtcatcattttcattaaaatcaATAATTCTTACTCTCACAATGTCTGCATGTcctgtttatttgcttttatttCATCTTAAGTGTGTTTCCATTGAAAACAAGAACATTTCACTGTGATCCCAAACTTTTGAGCGTAGTGTATATAGCTATATATGCTATAGCTTGTTATACCCAGAAATACAGCATGTCTGAACATAATGCAACACAAGCAAAGTCATACCCAGTTATAATTTTAATTGAAATTCTAAACAAATGAGCTCATGATTATTTGTCATGAATTTTTTGTGTACTTGGAGCTCACCAGGGAGTGTCATCCACCCAAAAATCATTagtatttgatttgattaagtCGAATTCACGTCCAAATAGTTCAGTGGAACTTACTTTCCTTGTTTTCACCTAAACTAGTGACCATACAGATCCTCATACTAGTCTATGGAGACATTTTGttgccaagaaaaaaaaaaaattttaataacaaaatatcttataataacaatatactTTCTGAAAATTACAAAATATTACAGTATGTCATTTCTATCCCATGATAAAAGATTATTGCAAAACCATGTATGGCATATCTCATAATGATATACTTTTCATACTTACAAGATGTTCTGTCACAATTACAACAGACTATATTGTTTTTATGAAGTATTGTGTTGTAACAAGACGCATCCCCATAATTAGAACAttatacgctatatgtccaaatgtttgtggacacaccttctttaatttgcacccattgctgacacagatgtgcaaatgaaaacacacagcttatctaggcCCAGTAAAGAAGCATTGCTAATACCATGCCtgatgccagacgtgggctagagggatataaagcccccagcactgagttTTGGAGCAGTGAGATCCAGTGTTCTCATGGATGGGGACGGTTGGTGCTCcaagttgaggagttggggatgaggtgaggtggtgatcatccaacatcctgacctcactaacacttttaaTGATCTTTACAGCATCTTTACTTGTTCCCTGgaaaagtagagacagttactctaacaaaagcaggatcaatttttttttatacccttgatttcagaagaaacaacggatgagccggtgtcccaatacttctgtccatatggtgtatgttGTTTAATGACATAAAATGTCATAATAACAAGATACTTTCTCATGATAAGGATGAGAGATGTTTTATTAATCCATTATTATGACATTAATATCTGGTCATATCAGGGGGTGGGCTGCCAGTTAATGAAGCTGAGCTACACAGCAAGTGAAACTAAGGAGGTTTCACTGGAGTAAAGTGGTAAAACTCGAGGTCTAATCCTAGAAGAACAGCTAGCTACATGGCTCTCATGGCTGAAATCTCACCTCCATTGCCCTCCTGTACGCCTCCATTTCCACTATACTCCGATCCAACAGACGGCactatttaatattttactgGTTGCAAAAGCACGGGGGCGAAGGGGAAGCAGACAGTGGgacagaaaataaacaaagggGGATGTCAACTTCTCTCCTAACGGCTGTAAataaagctgcacttcatctttCAGAGATTTAATACCACAGGCTGTGTGTGAACATGAGCGCTGATCTGTCCCTGCGTGTGAGCGTGTTCTCCGAGCAAGGTGGGAGGAAGTACATGGAGGATGTTACAGAGGTTATAGTGGAAGACGAGCCGAGCGGGGATCCAAAACTGGACTGCAGAACCGAGGGTCTAGACACTGAGTCGACTCCGCTCTCCGGATCTGACTGTGCTCCCAGATCTGAGCCGGTCGCAGTGACCTGGACAGAGAGTCTGTCAGCTGACAGGAGGCAGCAGGGTGGGGAGCCCGCGTCAGACGGGGCAGGTGCTCGCTCAGCCCCAGGAGGGCGAAAGTCCGTGGCGTTTTTCGCCGTGTTTGATGGACACGGTGGGAGAGAGGCGGCGCACTTCGCCCGAGACCACTTGTGGGACtttctgaagaagcagagaggatTCTGGTCGAAAGATTATCGGAAGGTCTGTGATGCGATACGGAAGGGGTTCATCGCCTGCCATCGTGCGATGTGGAAGAAACTCCGTGAGTCTGAATAaaaaacccagactgaccagtttAGCTTAATGGTCTGCCATCATCATGAACAGCCTGACAAAGCTGGTCAGCCAGTATGACCATACCTGATCAGGCTTGTCCATGAACAAGCTCGTTTACTTaaatgaccaagctggtcagccagcatgACAGCATGTCTTGACTATGCTGGTTGACCCTCATTACCAGTGACCATAATGGCCATGCTGGTCTGACCACACTAGTatgaccagctttaccaaacacatcaaccagtatgactaccaacatgaccaagctggttgaccagca
Coding sequences within it:
- the crybb3 gene encoding beta-crystallin B3, producing the protein MSDQQGAPEQLAAGKSQGGVGATYKIVLYESENFRGKKTELSAECKDVNEKNLEKVGSIVVDSGPWVAFEQRGFAGEQFVLEKGEYPRWTTWTNSQNSYCLLSLRPLRVDGADHKLHLFENGGFTGRKMEIVDDDVPSLWAHGFQDRVASVKALNGTWVGYMYPGYRGQQYVFEHGDYKHWNDWGATVPQVQSVRRVRDMQWHKRGCFTPAEPTPNPNPNPNPNPNPSPSPNPNPNPTPNPTPPPPAPPAAAASS